A single window of Streptomyces sp. NBC_00464 DNA harbors:
- a CDS encoding DUF3152 domain-containing protein, protein MAAVIGGAVTAAPRWAVGDGRPAAAAAPEPSDTPRDPVPDSTSPSPAAKPKPRAKPATASPSPSPSATAPPRVPASGPGTFTVARAGASSGGGNAYRVEVEDGSGVDPDTAAALIADVLAAPRGWAHAGARSFHQVAAGPAGMVIRIATAATTDRICATGHMNTHGEVNCRLDEVVMVNLKRWQTGSPEFHGPLADYRALIINHEVGHWLGHGHETCPGKGRPAPAMMQQIYGLKGCVSNAWPYDAQGQYLGGPSVR, encoded by the coding sequence ATGGCGGCGGTGATCGGCGGCGCCGTGACCGCCGCGCCCCGATGGGCCGTCGGGGACGGCCGGCCGGCCGCGGCGGCTGCGCCGGAGCCCTCGGACACCCCCCGGGACCCGGTGCCCGACAGCACGTCGCCCTCCCCCGCCGCGAAGCCGAAGCCGAGGGCGAAGCCGGCCACCGCGTCCCCTTCCCCCTCCCCGTCCGCCACCGCGCCTCCCCGTGTCCCGGCATCCGGCCCGGGCACGTTCACGGTGGCCCGCGCCGGCGCCTCCTCCGGTGGCGGGAACGCCTACCGGGTCGAGGTCGAGGACGGTTCGGGCGTCGACCCGGACACGGCGGCGGCCCTGATCGCCGACGTCCTGGCCGCACCGCGCGGCTGGGCACACGCCGGGGCGCGCTCGTTCCACCAGGTGGCCGCGGGTCCCGCCGGGATGGTGATCCGTATCGCCACCGCGGCGACCACCGACCGCATCTGCGCGACGGGCCACATGAACACCCACGGGGAGGTCAACTGCCGGCTGGACGAGGTGGTGATGGTGAACCTCAAGCGCTGGCAGACCGGTTCGCCCGAGTTCCACGGGCCGCTCGCCGACTACCGCGCGCTGATCATCAACCACGAGGTCGGGCACTGGCTCGGCCACGGCCACGAGACCTGCCCCGGCAAGGGCCGCCCCGCCCCCGCGATGATGCAGCAGATCTACGGCCTCAAGGGATGCGTCTCCAACGCCTGGCCCTACGACGCACAGGGGCAGTACCTCGGCGGCCCTTCCGTGAGGTGA
- a CDS encoding helix-turn-helix domain-containing protein — translation MPPRSYPTARQKRLGAELRKLRERAGMSGSEAAAFLGGERAQISHIESGRYGVSDQRVRRLAAHYSAGDKHLVDALASMAEERTKGWWDDYRGVLSPGFLDLAELEHRATYLRAIQMLHIPGIFQTESYARDLIRSGVSDLPTAELNARVEHRARRRDILDRPAPTSFEAFVHEAALRMRYCDTDTMREQLNFLHTASTWPSVTIRIIPFTAQITGSAHSMLYAGASIPALDTVQIDSAFDAGFLDAEAQLARYRELLDSVESISLGPEDSAQFIQSIAQET, via the coding sequence ATGCCGCCAAGGAGCTACCCGACCGCCAGGCAGAAGCGATTGGGCGCGGAGCTGCGCAAGCTGCGCGAGCGCGCCGGAATGTCGGGGAGCGAGGCCGCCGCCTTCCTGGGTGGCGAGCGCGCCCAGATAAGCCACATCGAATCCGGCCGTTACGGCGTGAGCGACCAGCGCGTCCGCCGCCTGGCCGCCCATTACTCGGCCGGCGACAAGCACCTGGTGGACGCCCTCGCGAGCATGGCCGAGGAGCGCACGAAGGGATGGTGGGACGACTATCGGGGCGTGCTCTCGCCGGGATTCCTGGACCTGGCCGAGCTGGAGCACCGCGCCACCTACCTCCGCGCCATTCAGATGCTGCACATTCCAGGGATCTTCCAGACGGAGTCGTACGCACGGGATCTGATCCGGAGCGGCGTCTCCGACCTTCCGACCGCCGAGCTGAACGCCCGTGTCGAACATCGCGCGAGGCGTCGCGACATTCTCGACCGGCCCGCCCCGACCTCCTTCGAGGCATTTGTTCACGAGGCCGCGCTCCGCATGCGCTACTGCGACACCGACACCATGCGCGAGCAGCTCAACTTCCTCCACACAGCGTCCACCTGGCCGTCCGTAACGATCCGGATCATCCCGTTCACGGCACAGATCACCGGATCGGCACATTCGATGCTGTACGCCGGAGCCAGCATTCCGGCGCTCGACACCGTACAGATCGACAGCGCCTTCGACGCTGGATTCCTGGACGCCGAAGCGCAACTCGCCAGGTACCGAGAGCTGCTTGATTCCGTCGAGTCGATCTCCCTCGGCCCGGAGGACTCAGCCCAGTTCATCCAATCCATCGCACAGGAAACGTGA
- a CDS encoding geranylgeranyl reductase family protein, which translates to MTEPLSEHSADVIVVGAGPAGSTTAYYLAKAGLDVLLLEKTAFPREKVCGDGLTPRATKQLVSMGIDISEEAGWMRNKGLRIIGGGVRLQLDWPDLASYPDYGLVRKRDDFDEQLARQAQKGGARLYERCNVGAPIKDERTGRIIGVHAKLGEEKTPVTFHAPLVVAADGNSTRLSVAMGLHRREDRPMGVAVRTYFTSPRHDDDYLESWLELWDRRGAEDRLLPGYGWIFGMGDGTSNVGLGILNSSSAFKELDWREVLKAWCASMPEDWGYTPENMTMPIRGAALPMAFNRQPHYTKGLLLVGDAGGMVNPFNGEGIAYAMESGQIAADVIVQAHARATPAQRELALNNYPKVLKETYGGYYTMGRAFVKLIGNPKVMKVATQRGLTHPLLMKFTLKMLANLTDPTGGDAMDRIINGLSKVAPKA; encoded by the coding sequence GTGACCGAGCCCCTGTCCGAACACAGCGCGGATGTGATCGTCGTCGGGGCAGGCCCAGCCGGCTCCACGACCGCCTACTACCTCGCCAAGGCCGGACTCGACGTCCTGCTCCTGGAGAAGACCGCCTTCCCGCGCGAGAAGGTCTGCGGTGACGGCCTCACGCCGCGCGCCACCAAGCAGCTCGTCTCCATGGGCATCGACATCTCCGAAGAAGCCGGCTGGATGCGCAACAAGGGCCTGCGCATCATCGGCGGCGGTGTCCGGCTCCAGCTGGACTGGCCGGATCTCGCCTCGTACCCGGACTACGGACTGGTCCGCAAGCGCGACGACTTCGACGAGCAGCTGGCCCGCCAGGCGCAGAAGGGCGGCGCGCGGCTGTACGAGCGCTGCAACGTCGGCGCCCCCATCAAGGACGAGCGCACCGGCCGGATCATCGGCGTGCACGCGAAGCTCGGCGAGGAGAAGACCCCGGTCACCTTCCACGCCCCGCTCGTCGTCGCCGCCGACGGGAACTCCACCCGGCTCTCCGTCGCGATGGGCCTGCACCGCCGCGAGGACCGCCCGATGGGTGTCGCGGTGCGTACGTACTTCACCTCGCCCCGCCACGACGACGACTACCTGGAGTCCTGGCTGGAACTCTGGGACCGGCGCGGCGCCGAGGACCGGCTGCTGCCCGGCTACGGCTGGATCTTCGGCATGGGCGACGGCACCTCCAACGTCGGCCTCGGCATCCTCAACTCCTCCTCCGCGTTCAAGGAGCTGGACTGGCGCGAGGTCCTCAAGGCCTGGTGCGCGTCCATGCCGGAGGACTGGGGCTACACCCCCGAGAACATGACGATGCCGATCCGCGGCGCCGCCCTCCCGATGGCCTTCAACCGCCAGCCGCACTACACCAAGGGCCTGCTGCTCGTCGGTGACGCGGGCGGCATGGTCAACCCGTTCAACGGCGAAGGCATCGCGTACGCCATGGAGTCGGGCCAGATCGCCGCGGACGTCATCGTCCAGGCGCACGCCCGCGCGACCCCGGCCCAGCGCGAACTGGCCCTGAACAACTATCCGAAGGTGCTCAAGGAGACCTACGGCGGCTACTACACGATGGGCCGCGCCTTCGTGAAGCTGATCGGCAACCCCAAGGTCATGAAGGTCGCCACCCAGCGCGGCCTGACGCACCCGCTGCTGATGAAGTTCACCCTGAAGATGCTCGCCAACCTCACCGACCCGACGGGCGGCGACGCGATGGACCGCATCATCAACGGGCTCTCGAAGGTGGCTCCGAAGGCCTGA
- a CDS encoding imidazolonepropionase-like domain-containing protein, which produces MLTIHAAALLLPGGGRAPVPGGAVAVRDGVVASFGPYEELAALHPAARVRRWPGVLTPGLVQRGAVRLLEESYFPDPREADTLGTAPLTGEALDALGPDDTWRAGSVRRGLHRMLRHGTTAATAAPTAPPALITAMRRSGLLVIGAPAHSGGTPGLDPLAGAGAVADAMASPLTVGGRADLAAFDAPDEDALLAAGGASCVATVAAGRLVYRGR; this is translated from the coding sequence TTGCTGACGATCCACGCCGCCGCCCTGCTCCTGCCGGGCGGCGGCCGTGCTCCCGTGCCCGGCGGGGCGGTCGCCGTCAGGGACGGGGTGGTCGCGTCCTTCGGCCCGTACGAGGAGCTGGCCGCCCTCCATCCCGCCGCCCGGGTCCGGCGCTGGCCGGGCGTCCTGACCCCGGGACTCGTGCAACGGGGCGCCGTCCGGCTGCTGGAGGAGTCGTACTTCCCCGATCCGCGTGAGGCGGACACCCTGGGCACGGCGCCGCTGACCGGCGAGGCGCTCGACGCGCTCGGGCCGGACGACACCTGGCGTGCCGGCAGCGTACGCCGCGGGCTGCACCGGATGCTGCGTCACGGGACGACCGCGGCGACGGCCGCCCCCACCGCACCGCCCGCCCTGATCACGGCCATGCGCCGGTCCGGGCTGCTGGTCATCGGCGCTCCGGCGCACTCCGGTGGCACGCCGGGGCTCGATCCGCTGGCCGGGGCCGGGGCGGTGGCCGACGCCATGGCGTCGCCGCTCACGGTCGGGGGGCGGGCCGATCTCGCCGCCTTCGACGCGCCGGACGAGGACGCGCTCCTCGCGGCGGGCGGGGCGAGCTGCGTGGCGACGGTGGCGGCGGGGCGACTGGTGTACCGGGGCCGGTAG
- a CDS encoding GNAT family N-acetyltransferase produces MSLAPPALPVVTLRVPTDEDAVSWHRAFDDAEVMEFFGGTSEELSLYEEWTARQRRHDAELGFCLWTVLDGNGEVLGFTGAQPWPQSAYGPVGETEIGWRLTRSAWGRGYATAAARLTLERLRAAGVERVVATIDAFNERSIAVARRLGMAEAESFTTPRAGQEVRCFRLELDR; encoded by the coding sequence ATGTCGCTCGCACCTCCCGCACTCCCCGTCGTGACCCTGCGTGTCCCGACCGACGAGGACGCGGTGTCCTGGCACCGCGCCTTCGACGACGCGGAGGTGATGGAGTTCTTCGGCGGTACGTCCGAGGAGCTGTCCCTGTACGAGGAGTGGACCGCCCGTCAGCGCAGGCACGACGCGGAACTCGGCTTCTGCCTGTGGACCGTGCTGGACGGGAACGGCGAGGTGCTCGGCTTCACGGGCGCGCAGCCGTGGCCGCAGAGCGCGTACGGACCGGTGGGCGAGACCGAGATCGGCTGGCGGCTGACCCGGTCCGCCTGGGGCCGGGGTTACGCGACCGCGGCCGCGCGCCTCACGCTGGAGCGGCTGCGCGCGGCCGGGGTGGAGCGGGTGGTGGCGACGATCGACGCGTTCAACGAGCGGTCGATCGCCGTGGCCCGGCGCCTGGGCATGGCGGAGGCGGAGAGCTTCACGACGCCCCGGGCGGGCCAGGAGGTGCGGTGCTTCCGGCTGGAGCTGGACCGGTGA
- a CDS encoding ATP-binding protein, with protein sequence MTSVTLPPPPAPFLPQRGERYRLVAPNTPAAPRVTRDFVGTLLRTTGHPGLVDDARLCVSEVVSNAYRHTSSARIRVDVTVNRRQVMVYVTDDAPGLLPKPGAEPHAEGGRGLVIVESLTDRWGTTTRGGRVRTAKTVWFVLVERAPDRW encoded by the coding sequence ATGACCTCCGTAACTCTTCCGCCCCCGCCCGCACCCTTCCTCCCGCAGCGCGGCGAGCGCTACCGGCTCGTCGCGCCGAACACCCCCGCCGCGCCCCGCGTCACACGCGACTTCGTGGGCACCCTGCTGCGGACCACCGGGCATCCCGGACTGGTCGACGACGCCCGGCTGTGCGTGAGCGAGGTGGTGTCCAACGCGTACCGCCACACGTCGTCGGCGCGCATCCGGGTCGATGTCACGGTGAACCGCCGTCAGGTCATGGTCTACGTGACCGACGACGCACCGGGCCTGCTGCCGAAGCCGGGCGCCGAGCCGCACGCGGAGGGCGGGCGCGGCCTCGTCATCGTGGAGAGCCTGACGGACCGCTGGGGGACCACGACGCGCGGCGGGCGGGTACGGACCGCCAAGACGGTCTGGTTCGTTCTCGTCGAACGCGCCCCGGACCGCTGGTGA
- the mqnC gene encoding cyclic dehypoxanthinyl futalosine synthase, which produces MTEKADLQPILDRAAEGGRITPAEALDLYRSAPLHALGAAADAVRRRRYAGTEHIATYIIERNINYTNVCVTACKFCAFYAAPKDTAKGWSRDLDDILRRCAETVELGGTQIMFQGGHHPDYGVEYYEEHFSAIKKAFPQLVIHSLGASEIEHMARISKVSAEEAISRIHAAGLDSFAGAGAELLPARPRTAIAPLKESGERWLEIMEIAHGLGVESTSTMLMGTGETNAERIEHLSMIRDVQDRTGGFRAFIPYTYQPENNKLKGQTQATLFEYLRMIAIARLFLDNVAHIQGSWLTTGKEVGQLSLHYGADDLGSIMLEENVVSSAGAKHRSNRLEIIDLIRKADRVPAQRATTYEHLVVHDDPANDPVDERVVSHISSTAIEGGTAHPELKLLSAN; this is translated from the coding sequence GTGACCGAGAAGGCCGACCTCCAGCCCATCCTCGACCGAGCCGCCGAAGGCGGCCGGATCACTCCGGCGGAGGCCCTCGACCTCTACCGGTCGGCGCCCCTGCACGCGTTGGGCGCGGCCGCGGACGCCGTGCGCCGGCGCCGCTACGCCGGTACGGAGCACATCGCGACGTACATCATCGAGCGCAACATCAACTACACGAACGTCTGCGTGACGGCGTGCAAGTTCTGCGCCTTCTACGCCGCGCCCAAGGACACCGCCAAGGGCTGGTCCCGCGACCTCGACGACATCCTGCGCCGCTGTGCGGAGACCGTCGAGCTCGGCGGCACGCAGATCATGTTCCAGGGCGGGCACCACCCGGACTACGGCGTGGAGTACTACGAGGAGCACTTCTCCGCGATCAAGAAGGCGTTCCCGCAGCTGGTCATCCACTCGCTGGGCGCCTCCGAGATCGAGCACATGGCCCGGATCTCGAAGGTCTCCGCCGAGGAGGCCATCAGCCGGATCCACGCCGCCGGTCTCGACTCCTTCGCCGGCGCCGGCGCCGAGCTGCTGCCGGCCCGGCCGCGCACCGCCATCGCCCCGCTCAAGGAGTCCGGCGAGCGCTGGCTGGAGATCATGGAGATCGCCCACGGCCTCGGTGTCGAGTCGACCTCCACCATGCTGATGGGCACCGGCGAGACGAACGCCGAGCGCATCGAGCACCTGAGCATGATCCGCGACGTGCAGGACCGGACCGGGGGCTTCCGCGCCTTCATCCCGTACACGTACCAGCCGGAGAACAACAAGCTGAAGGGCCAGACGCAGGCCACGCTCTTCGAGTACCTGCGGATGATCGCGATCGCCCGGCTCTTCCTGGACAACGTCGCCCACATCCAGGGCTCCTGGCTCACCACCGGCAAGGAGGTCGGCCAGCTGTCGCTGCACTACGGCGCGGACGACCTCGGCTCGATCATGCTGGAGGAGAACGTCGTCTCCTCCGCCGGTGCCAAGCACCGCTCCAACCGCCTGGAGATCATCGACCTGATCCGCAAGGCGGACCGGGTCCCGGCGCAGCGCGCCACCACGTACGAGCACCTGGTCGTGCACGACGACCCGGCGAACGACCCGGTCGACGAGCGCGTCGTCTCGCACATCTCGTCCACCGCGATCGAGGGCGGCACCGCCCACCCGGAGCTCAAGCTCCTCAGCGCCAACTAG
- a CDS encoding demethylmenaquinone methyltransferase, whose amino-acid sequence MTRASLDKQPHEVASMFDGVAANYDLTNDVLSLGQARLWRKEVAKAVHARPAEKVLDLAAGTATSSLPFAATGAYVVPCDFSIGMLREGKKRNSWLPFTAGDATKLPFRDETFDAVTISFGLRNVQDTDAALRELYRVTKPGGRVVICEFSQPVWAPFRTVYTEYLMRALPPVARAVSSNPDAYVYLAESIRAWPDQAGLAAKLQRAGWSKVAWRNLTGGVVALHRGVRA is encoded by the coding sequence GTGACCCGAGCCTCCCTGGACAAGCAGCCGCACGAAGTCGCCTCGATGTTCGACGGCGTGGCGGCGAACTACGACCTCACCAACGATGTGCTCTCGCTCGGCCAGGCGCGGCTGTGGCGCAAGGAGGTCGCGAAGGCGGTGCACGCCCGGCCCGCGGAGAAGGTACTCGACCTGGCCGCCGGGACCGCGACGTCCTCCCTGCCGTTCGCCGCGACGGGTGCGTACGTCGTGCCGTGCGACTTCTCCATCGGCATGCTGCGCGAGGGCAAGAAGCGCAATTCCTGGCTGCCCTTCACCGCGGGCGACGCCACGAAGCTGCCGTTCCGCGACGAGACCTTCGACGCGGTGACCATCTCCTTCGGTCTGCGCAACGTCCAGGACACGGACGCGGCGCTGCGCGAGCTGTACCGGGTGACGAAGCCGGGCGGCCGGGTGGTCATCTGCGAGTTCTCCCAGCCGGTCTGGGCGCCGTTCCGGACCGTCTACACCGAGTACCTGATGCGGGCGCTGCCGCCGGTCGCGCGCGCGGTGTCGTCCAACCCCGACGCGTACGTCTATCTCGCCGAGTCCATCCGCGCCTGGCCCGACCAGGCCGGTCTCGCGGCCAAGCTCCAGCGGGCCGGCTGGTCGAAGGTCGCCTGGCGCAACCTCACGGGCGGTGTGGTCGCGCTGCACCGGGGCGTGCGCGCCTGA
- a CDS encoding helix-turn-helix domain-containing protein has translation MGRREKPISQCSKSLGALATWLRAGRDEAGLTYHQLAARTDFSADTLARAASGCGVPQNLNVVTSYARACGRSTKEAERLWKHARRDEVRAQGVLTGHRGGAHISVVKGFADLHSAIVDLYQDDGSPPLRSLDPRLGSVGRLPRSTAGRVLKGRSTPSRDFVLAFAEACGIRRADLAEWGKAWDRADADRSSTRARHPQNDRLITHDRITPRDLQLLMSDLESSARKEPGLKLLVDIPHQDSGAGRKSARMTRELLVDQAQRRGELACPQCRRPSFGYNGARGWTAALCADCVPAQASEPSPPHPLDTPTLVLRLPASVPRAPLPRRVPKPAWSRPPDQPPTRPQYIGAAATPGGPPPGSPPRAPDWFAPPAGPGRPYKYCPCAACQNPERPPPATIPPPPVPDGPRSTTLTTRIRINIPGRRPIPPVVMRTPPPPPTDRQ, from the coding sequence ATGGGGCGCCGCGAGAAGCCGATCTCCCAGTGCAGCAAGTCCCTGGGCGCACTGGCGACATGGTTGCGAGCAGGCCGTGATGAGGCCGGGCTGACCTACCACCAGCTCGCCGCTCGTACGGACTTCAGCGCCGACACTCTCGCGCGCGCCGCCTCCGGATGCGGCGTGCCGCAGAACCTGAACGTGGTCACCTCCTACGCACGGGCCTGCGGCCGCAGCACGAAAGAGGCCGAACGCCTGTGGAAGCACGCCCGCCGCGACGAGGTCCGCGCCCAGGGCGTGCTCACGGGGCACCGTGGCGGAGCGCACATCAGCGTCGTCAAGGGCTTCGCAGACCTGCACTCCGCCATCGTCGACCTGTACCAGGACGACGGAAGCCCTCCGCTGCGGAGCCTGGACCCGCGCCTCGGCAGTGTGGGAAGGCTCCCTCGCAGTACGGCCGGCCGGGTCCTCAAGGGGCGGTCGACGCCGAGCCGCGACTTCGTCCTCGCGTTCGCGGAGGCCTGCGGCATCCGCAGGGCCGACCTCGCGGAATGGGGGAAGGCCTGGGACCGGGCGGACGCGGACCGCAGCAGCACCCGTGCGCGTCACCCGCAGAACGACCGTCTCATCACACATGACCGCATCACGCCGCGGGACCTGCAACTGCTCATGAGCGACCTGGAGTCCTCGGCGCGGAAGGAACCCGGACTCAAACTGCTGGTCGACATCCCCCATCAGGACAGCGGCGCCGGACGGAAGTCGGCCCGTATGACCCGGGAACTGCTCGTGGACCAGGCGCAGCGGCGCGGAGAGCTCGCCTGTCCGCAGTGCCGCCGGCCGTCCTTCGGCTACAACGGCGCGCGAGGGTGGACCGCTGCCCTCTGCGCCGACTGTGTGCCCGCACAGGCATCCGAACCGTCCCCGCCCCATCCCCTGGACACCCCGACCCTGGTCCTGCGGCTCCCCGCCTCGGTTCCCCGCGCACCGCTCCCCCGTCGGGTACCGAAGCCGGCCTGGTCCCGTCCGCCGGATCAGCCGCCCACCCGGCCGCAGTACATCGGCGCCGCGGCAACGCCCGGCGGGCCGCCCCCCGGCAGTCCGCCGCGGGCACCGGACTGGTTCGCTCCGCCCGCAGGTCCGGGCCGCCCGTACAAGTACTGTCCGTGTGCCGCATGCCAGAACCCGGAGCGGCCACCGCCGGCCACGATCCCGCCCCCGCCGGTGCCGGACGGACCCCGGTCCACCACTCTCACCACCCGGATCCGGATCAACATCCCCGGCAGAAGGCCCATCCCGCCCGTCGTCATGCGTACGCCGCCGCCTCCGCCGACCGACCGTCAGTGA
- a CDS encoding DUF397 domain-containing protein, producing MTDEINWQKSSFSGADNNQSCIELAPVDGAIKMRESDDPDLVVTTSVAKLRAFVLGVKAGEFDHLI from the coding sequence ATGACCGACGAAATCAACTGGCAGAAGTCGTCATTCTCGGGAGCGGACAACAACCAGAGCTGCATCGAGCTGGCGCCCGTGGACGGCGCAATCAAGATGCGCGAGAGCGATGACCCCGACCTGGTCGTCACGACGAGCGTCGCCAAGCTCCGCGCCTTCGTCCTCGGTGTCAAGGCCGGCGAGTTCGACCACCTGATCTGA
- a CDS encoding SigE family RNA polymerase sigma factor, with translation MTAGRSANTAAFEEFARASQRRLFRTAYLLCGDADAARDLTQTTLAKLFQHWGRASAADYPDAYARTVLTRTYIAERRRRLRDFRAHTPIAAHPPAVGPELTVTLLAALAELPPRARAMVVLRYWEDLSVETVAELLRCSASTVKSQCSRSLATLRTRLGDAHLYTTRS, from the coding sequence ATGACCGCCGGACGCAGCGCGAACACCGCCGCCTTCGAGGAGTTCGCCCGCGCGAGTCAGCGCCGGCTGTTCCGCACCGCGTATCTGCTGTGCGGGGACGCCGACGCCGCCCGTGACCTGACCCAGACGACGCTGGCGAAGCTGTTCCAGCACTGGGGCCGGGCGAGCGCGGCCGACTACCCGGACGCCTACGCCCGCACGGTACTGACCCGCACCTACATCGCCGAACGCCGACGCCGGCTGCGCGATTTCCGTGCCCATACGCCGATCGCCGCGCACCCGCCCGCGGTCGGCCCCGAGCTGACCGTCACGTTGCTGGCCGCGCTCGCCGAACTGCCGCCCCGTGCACGGGCGATGGTCGTCCTGCGGTACTGGGAGGACCTGAGCGTGGAGACGGTCGCCGAGCTGCTGCGCTGCAGCGCGTCCACTGTGAAGAGCCAGTGTTCACGCTCGCTCGCCACGCTGCGTACCCGCCTGGGCGACGCGCATCTCTACACCACCCGAAGCTGA
- a CDS encoding DUF3152 domain-containing protein translates to MSAGDVRRRGQRERGRDRLLAKAVVPVVLVAAAVVGIRWNNAHGPSTSAASATFTVARAGVSETGKGDAYRVEVEKGSGLDADEAAAEVARILAAPRGWAHHGEHSFRQVAGGPAGLVIRIATPATTDRICGKGGLDTHGEVNCRVGTDVMVNLKRWETGSPEFDGPLADYRALIINHEVGHWLGHGHETCPGKGRPAPAMMQQIDGLKGCVSNAWPYDTDGKYLGGPSVP, encoded by the coding sequence ATGTCCGCAGGGGATGTGCGCCGCAGGGGGCAGCGGGAACGCGGCCGGGACCGGCTGTTGGCCAAGGCCGTGGTGCCGGTTGTCCTGGTCGCGGCGGCCGTCGTGGGCATCCGGTGGAACAACGCGCACGGTCCGAGTACGTCCGCCGCCTCCGCCACCTTCACGGTCGCCCGTGCGGGCGTCTCGGAGACCGGCAAGGGCGACGCCTACCGGGTCGAGGTGGAGAAGGGCTCCGGCCTGGACGCGGACGAGGCCGCCGCCGAGGTCGCCCGCATCCTGGCGGCGCCGCGGGGCTGGGCGCACCACGGGGAGCATTCCTTCCGCCAGGTCGCCGGGGGGCCGGCGGGGCTGGTCATCCGGATCGCCACCCCCGCGACCACCGACCGCATCTGCGGGAAGGGCGGCCTCGACACCCACGGCGAGGTCAACTGCCGGGTGGGGACCGACGTCATGGTGAACCTCAAGCGCTGGGAGACGGGTTCGCCCGAGTTCGACGGTCCGCTGGCCGATTACCGTGCCCTGATCATCAACCACGAGGTCGGGCACTGGCTCGGCCACGGCCACGAGACCTGCCCCGGCAAGGGCCGCCCCGCCCCCGCGATGATGCAGCAGATCGACGGCCTCAAGGGATGCGTCTCCAACGCCTGGCCCTACGACACCGACGGGAAGTACCTCGGCGGCCCTTCGGTGCCGTGA